A stretch of candidate division WOR-3 bacterium DNA encodes these proteins:
- the hydG gene encoding [FeFe] hydrogenase H-cluster radical SAM maturase HydG, with translation MTETEKEIKEIVNEDLFFNLLEGKAHPDKKEVEEILKKGEKKKGLSLSEVSALLNVQDKDLIEEIARVAGKVKREIYGERLVLFAPLYLSNFCINDCEYCGFHRRNPHPRRKLSLEEIAEEVRILLRMGHKRVLVEAGEDPENNSISYIVSAIKKIYETKEGKGEIRRVNVNISATTVENYRRLKEVGIGTYQLFQETYHRKTYERIHNGPKRDFMRQIFAHNRAFQAGIDDIGLGVLFGLYDYRFEVLGLVSHAQYLERRFGVGPHTISVPRFRPAPTVNFSPFYQVSEEELLKIIAILRLAVPYTGMIISTRERGEIRERAFEIGISQTSAGSRTTPGGYSASESSPQFAISDQRRLDEVILGMLKKNFIPSFCTACYRSGRTGERFMSLAKPGDIHLLCRPNGLLTFKEYLEDYASPEVKELGEKVLSFYLKKVNSGLREKTEELLKRISAGERDLYF, from the coding sequence ATGACGGAGACGGAAAAAGAGATAAAAGAGATTGTGAACGAAGATTTATTCTTTAACCTCTTGGAGGGGAAAGCCCACCCGGATAAGAAGGAAGTAGAAGAGATTCTCAAAAAAGGGGAGAAGAAGAAAGGGCTTTCCCTCTCTGAGGTTTCCGCCCTCTTGAATGTCCAGGATAAAGATTTGATTGAAGAGATAGCGAGGGTGGCGGGAAAGGTGAAGCGGGAAATCTATGGGGAACGGCTTGTCCTCTTTGCCCCTCTTTACCTTTCTAACTTCTGTATCAACGACTGTGAGTATTGTGGCTTCCACCGGCGGAATCCCCACCCGAGAAGGAAATTGAGTTTGGAAGAGATTGCCGAGGAGGTGCGAATCCTTTTGCGGATGGGGCACAAGAGGGTTCTGGTGGAAGCGGGTGAGGACCCAGAAAATAATTCCATCTCTTATATCGTTTCCGCGATTAAGAAGATTTATGAGACGAAGGAGGGAAAGGGGGAGATTAGAAGGGTGAATGTTAATATCTCGGCAACGACGGTGGAAAATTACCGGCGTCTGAAAGAGGTAGGAATTGGTACTTACCAGTTATTCCAAGAGACCTACCACCGCAAGACCTACGAGAGAATCCATAATGGACCAAAAAGGGATTTTATGCGGCAAATCTTTGCCCACAACCGGGCTTTTCAGGCGGGAATTGATGATATCGGTCTTGGCGTACTCTTTGGCCTTTATGATTACCGATTTGAGGTCTTAGGTTTAGTCTCCCACGCCCAGTATTTAGAGAGGAGATTTGGTGTCGGTCCCCATACGATCTCCGTTCCCCGTTTCCGTCCGGCACCAACTGTCAATTTCTCTCCTTTCTATCAGGTTTCGGAGGAGGAACTATTAAAAATTATTGCCATCTTACGCCTGGCGGTTCCTTATACCGGAATGATCATCTCAACTCGGGAGCGAGGAGAGATTCGGGAGCGTGCCTTTGAGATTGGGATTTCCCAGACGAGCGCTGGTTCGCGTACCACTCCGGGTGGTTATAGCGCCTCGGAAAGTTCTCCCCAATTTGCCATCTCCGACCAGAGGAGGCTGGATGAGGTAATCTTGGGGATGTTAAAGAAGAATTTTATCCCCAGTTTCTGCACCGCCTGCTATCGCTCCGGTCGGACCGGGGAGCGATTTATGAGTTTGGCAAAACCCGGGGATATCCATCTCCTCTGCCGACCCAATGGCCTTCTGACTTTCAAAGAATATCTGGAAGATTATGCCTCACCCGAAGTGAAGGAATTGGGGGAGAAGGTTTTAAGTTTTTATTTAAAAAAGGTTAACTCGGGTTTGAGGGAGAAGACCGAAGAACTATTAAAGAGGATTTCCGCCGGGGAGCGCGATCTCTATTTTTAA